In Janibacter cremeus, a genomic segment contains:
- the tuf gene encoding elongation factor Tu has translation MAKAKFERSKPHVNIGTIGHIDHGKTTLTAAISKVLADKYPDLNQVAAFDKIDNAPEEKQRGITINVSHQEYQTESRHYAHVDAPGHADYVKNMITGAAQMDGAILVVAATDGPMPQTKEHVLLARQVGVPYIVVALNKCDMVDDEEILELVEMEVRELLSSYEFPGDDAPVVKVSALKALEGDDTWADSIMELMNTVDTYIPTPDRDLDKPFMMPVEDVFTITGRGTVVTGRIERGILKVNEEVEIVGIREQKTTTTVTGIEMFRKLLDEGQAGENVGLLLRGTKREDVERGQVVCKPGSITPHTQFEAQVYILSKEEGGRHTPFYDSYRPQFYFRTTDVTGVVTLPEGTEMVMPGDNTDMTVDLIQPVAMEEGLQFNIREGGRTVGAGRVTKILK, from the coding sequence GTGGCGAAGGCAAAGTTCGAGCGGAGCAAGCCGCACGTCAACATCGGCACCATCGGTCACATTGACCATGGCAAGACGACGCTGACGGCTGCGATTTCCAAGGTGCTCGCGGACAAGTACCCGGACCTGAACCAGGTCGCGGCGTTCGACAAGATCGACAACGCGCCCGAGGAGAAGCAGCGCGGGATCACGATCAACGTCTCGCACCAGGAGTACCAGACCGAGTCGCGCCACTACGCGCACGTCGACGCCCCTGGGCACGCTGACTACGTCAAGAACATGATCACCGGCGCGGCCCAGATGGACGGTGCGATCCTCGTGGTCGCGGCGACCGACGGGCCGATGCCGCAGACGAAGGAGCACGTCCTCCTGGCCCGCCAGGTCGGCGTCCCCTACATCGTGGTTGCGCTGAACAAGTGCGACATGGTCGACGACGAGGAGATCCTCGAGCTCGTCGAGATGGAGGTCCGCGAGCTGCTGTCCTCCTACGAGTTCCCCGGTGATGACGCACCCGTCGTCAAGGTCTCCGCGCTCAAGGCGCTCGAGGGTGACGACACGTGGGCAGACTCCATCATGGAGCTGATGAACACGGTCGACACCTACATCCCGACCCCGGACCGCGACCTCGACAAGCCGTTCATGATGCCGGTCGAGGACGTCTTCACGATCACCGGTCGTGGCACCGTCGTGACCGGCCGCATCGAGCGCGGCATCCTCAAGGTCAACGAGGAGGTCGAGATCGTCGGTATCCGCGAGCAGAAGACGACCACCACGGTCACGGGCATCGAGATGTTCCGCAAGCTCCTCGACGAGGGCCAGGCCGGTGAGAACGTCGGTCTGCTCCTGCGTGGTACCAAGCGCGAGGACGTCGAGCGCGGCCAGGTCGTCTGCAAGCCGGGCTCGATCACGCCGCACACCCAGTTCGAGGCGCAGGTCTACATCCTCTCGAAGGAGGAGGGCGGCCGTCACACGCCGTTCTATGACTCCTACCGTCCGCAGTTCTACTTCCGCACGACCGACGTCACCGGCGTCGTGACGCTGCCGGAGGGCACCGAGATGGTCATGCCGGGTGACAACACCGACATGACGGTCGACCTGATCCAGCCGGTCGCCATGGAAGAGGGCCTGCAGTTCAACATCCGCGAGGGTGGCCGTACCGTCGGCGCCGGTCGCGTCACCAAGATCCTCAAGTGA
- the rpsG gene encoding 30S ribosomal protein S7: protein MPRKGPAPKRPLVIDPVYQSPLVTQLVNKILTDGKKSIAEAIVYDALEGCREKTDTDPVQTLKRALDNVKPSLEVKSRRVGGATYQVPIEVKPGRATTLSLRWLVGYSRQRREKTMTDRLMNEILDASNGLGAAVKRREDTHKMAESNKAFAHYRW from the coding sequence ATGCCTCGCAAGGGTCCCGCTCCCAAGCGCCCGCTCGTCATCGACCCGGTCTACCAGTCCCCTCTGGTGACCCAGCTGGTCAACAAGATCCTCACGGACGGCAAGAAGTCCATCGCCGAAGCGATCGTCTACGACGCGCTCGAGGGCTGCCGTGAGAAGACCGACACCGACCCGGTCCAGACGCTCAAGCGCGCCCTGGACAACGTCAAGCCGTCCCTGGAGGTCAAGTCCCGCCGCGTCGGTGGTGCCACCTACCAGGTCCCGATCGAGGTCAAGCCCGGCCGCGCCACGACCCTGTCGCTGCGCTGGCTCGTGGGTTACTCGCGCCAGCGTCGTGAGAAGACGATGACCGACCGCCTCATGAACGAGATCCTCGACGCGAGCAACGGCCTGGGTGCCGCGGTGAAGCGTCGCGAGGACACCCACAAGATGGCCGAGTCCAACAAGGCCTTCGCGCACTACCGCTGGTGA
- a CDS encoding DNA-directed RNA polymerase subunit beta' — protein MLDVNFFDELRIGLATAEDIRAWSHGEVKKPETINYRTLKPEKEGLFCERIFGPTRDWECSCGKYKRVRFKGIICERCGVEVTRAGVRRERMGHIELAAPVTHIWYFKGVPSRLGYLLDLAPKDLEKVIYFAAYMITSVDEEQRHTDLPSLEAQIEAEKKELENRRDADVEKRAQKLEKDIADLEAEGAKSDAKRKVRDSAEREMNQIRKRADQQVERLAQVWDRFKNLKVQDLEGDEMLYREMRDRFGLYFEGGMGAAALQKRLETFDLEAESEKLREIIATGKGQKKTRALKRLKVVTAFLTTDNKPAGMVLGAVPVIPPDLRPMVQLDGGRFATSDLNDLYRRVINRNNRLKRLLDLGAPEIIVNNEKRMLQESVDNLFDNGRRGRAVTGPGNRPLKSLSDMLKGKQGRFRQNLLGKRVDYSGRSVIVVGPQLKLHQCGLPKAMALELFKPFVMKRLVDLDHAQNIKSAKRMVERQRSVVWDVLEEVITEHPVMLNRAPTLHRLGIQAFEPQLVEGKAIQIHPLVCTAFNADFDGDQMAVHLPLSAEAQAEARILMLSSNNILKPADGRPVTMPTQDMVIGLFHLTSEVAQEGEHLRSFTSTAEAQMAMDAGEIKVGSPIRIRLEGIVPTPGAQLPEGAEPNESGQLATWTTETTLGRALFNATLPVDYPYVNEPVDKKQLSTIVNSLAERYTKVQVAASLDALKEAGFYWASRSGTTVAVSDVVTPERKPEILATYEEKATKVQKQYERGLITDDERRQEQIEIWTQATNEVAAEMQSNFPTDNPIYRMVSSGARGNWFQLRQIAGMRGLMANPKGEIIPRPIRTNFREGLSVVEFFISTHGARKGLADTALRTADSGYLTRRLVDVSQDVIVREEDCGTARGLAMPIAQFDELTGTRRLHDDVEFTAYGRCLATDVEHEGTVLAEGGSDLGDIVIDRLYAAGVDEVKIRSVLTCDSKVGTCAKCYGRSLATGQLVDIGEAVGIVAAQSIGEPGTQLTMRTFHTGGVAGDDITQGLPRVVELFEARTPKGVAPIAEADGRVTIEETDKGRRILLVADRDGEEHAYPVTKRSRLLVEDGQRVPVGTQLVQGAIDPKQVLRILGPRHAQKHLVDEVQNVYRQQGVSIHDKHIEVIVRQMLRRITILESGDTGLLPGMLAERGHFETQNRRVVSEGGRPASGRPELMGITKASLATDSWLSAASFQETTRVLTEAAMEGRSDPLLGLKENVILGKLIPAGTGLPRYRNVDVEPTEEAKAAMYSLPNYDEYAYPVFGPGSGEAIRLDDLDLDV, from the coding sequence GTGCTGGACGTCAACTTCTTCGACGAGTTGCGCATCGGTCTCGCCACCGCGGAGGACATCCGCGCCTGGAGCCACGGCGAGGTCAAGAAGCCCGAGACCATCAACTACCGCACCCTCAAGCCGGAGAAGGAGGGGCTCTTCTGCGAGCGCATCTTCGGCCCCACCCGGGACTGGGAGTGCTCCTGCGGCAAGTACAAGCGCGTGCGCTTCAAGGGCATCATCTGCGAGCGCTGCGGCGTCGAGGTCACCCGCGCCGGGGTTCGCCGTGAGCGCATGGGCCACATCGAGCTCGCCGCTCCGGTCACCCACATCTGGTACTTCAAGGGCGTCCCCTCGCGTCTTGGGTACCTGCTCGACCTCGCTCCGAAGGACCTGGAGAAGGTCATCTACTTCGCGGCCTACATGATCACCAGCGTCGACGAGGAGCAGCGTCACACCGACCTTCCCTCGCTCGAGGCCCAGATCGAGGCCGAGAAGAAGGAGCTGGAGAACCGCCGCGACGCCGATGTGGAGAAGCGCGCGCAGAAGCTCGAGAAGGACATCGCCGACCTCGAGGCCGAGGGCGCCAAGTCCGACGCCAAGCGCAAGGTCCGCGACTCCGCCGAGCGCGAGATGAACCAGATCCGCAAGCGGGCCGACCAGCAGGTCGAGCGCCTCGCCCAGGTGTGGGACCGGTTCAAGAACCTCAAGGTCCAGGACCTCGAGGGCGACGAGATGCTCTACCGCGAGATGCGTGACCGCTTCGGTCTGTACTTCGAGGGTGGCATGGGCGCCGCTGCTCTCCAGAAGCGTCTGGAGACCTTCGACCTGGAGGCCGAGTCCGAGAAGCTGCGCGAGATCATCGCGACCGGCAAGGGCCAGAAGAAGACCCGTGCCCTGAAGCGACTGAAGGTCGTCACGGCCTTCCTCACCACGGACAACAAGCCGGCCGGCATGGTCCTGGGCGCCGTCCCGGTCATCCCGCCGGACCTGCGTCCGATGGTCCAGCTCGACGGTGGCCGCTTCGCCACCTCCGACCTGAACGACCTGTACCGCCGCGTCATCAACCGCAACAACCGCCTCAAGCGCCTGCTCGATCTCGGTGCGCCCGAGATCATCGTCAACAACGAGAAGCGGATGCTGCAGGAGTCGGTCGACAACCTCTTCGACAACGGTCGTCGTGGTCGTGCGGTCACCGGCCCGGGCAACCGGCCGCTGAAATCCCTGTCCGACATGCTCAAGGGCAAGCAGGGTCGTTTCCGCCAGAACCTCCTGGGCAAGCGCGTCGACTACTCCGGCCGTTCGGTCATCGTCGTCGGCCCGCAGCTGAAGCTGCACCAGTGCGGTCTGCCCAAGGCGATGGCGCTGGAGCTGTTCAAGCCCTTCGTGATGAAGCGACTGGTCGACCTCGACCACGCGCAGAACATCAAGTCGGCCAAGCGCATGGTCGAGCGTCAGCGCTCGGTCGTGTGGGACGTCCTCGAAGAGGTCATCACCGAGCACCCGGTCATGCTCAACCGTGCGCCCACGCTGCACCGTCTGGGCATCCAGGCCTTCGAGCCGCAGCTGGTCGAGGGCAAGGCCATCCAGATCCACCCGCTCGTGTGCACCGCCTTCAACGCGGACTTCGACGGTGACCAGATGGCGGTCCACCTCCCGCTGAGTGCAGAGGCACAGGCCGAGGCCCGGATCCTGATGCTCTCGAGCAACAACATCCTCAAGCCGGCCGACGGTCGCCCGGTCACCATGCCGACCCAGGACATGGTCATCGGTCTGTTCCACCTCACCTCCGAGGTGGCGCAGGAGGGCGAGCACCTGCGGTCCTTCACCTCGACCGCCGAGGCCCAGATGGCCATGGACGCCGGGGAGATCAAGGTCGGCAGCCCGATCCGCATCCGTCTGGAGGGCATCGTGCCGACGCCGGGTGCACAGCTGCCGGAGGGTGCCGAGCCGAACGAGTCCGGACAGCTGGCGACGTGGACGACGGAGACGACCCTGGGGCGCGCGCTCTTCAACGCCACGCTCCCGGTGGACTACCCCTACGTCAACGAGCCGGTCGACAAGAAGCAGCTCTCGACGATCGTCAACAGCCTCGCCGAGCGGTACACCAAGGTGCAGGTTGCCGCGTCGCTGGATGCCCTCAAGGAGGCCGGCTTCTACTGGGCCTCCCGGTCCGGCACGACCGTGGCCGTCTCCGACGTCGTCACGCCCGAGCGCAAGCCGGAGATCCTCGCGACCTACGAGGAGAAGGCGACCAAGGTCCAGAAGCAGTACGAGCGCGGTCTGATCACCGACGACGAGCGTCGTCAGGAGCAGATCGAGATCTGGACCCAGGCGACCAACGAGGTCGCCGCGGAGATGCAGAGCAACTTCCCGACGGACAACCCCATCTACCGCATGGTCTCCTCGGGTGCCCGAGGCAACTGGTTCCAGCTGCGGCAGATCGCCGGTATGCGAGGCCTCATGGCCAACCCGAAGGGCGAGATCATCCCCCGACCGATCCGCACGAACTTCCGTGAGGGCCTGTCGGTGGTCGAGTTCTTCATCTCCACGCACGGCGCCCGCAAGGGTCTGGCCGACACCGCTCTGCGCACGGCCGACTCGGGGTACCTGACCCGTCGTCTGGTCGACGTCTCCCAGGACGTCATCGTGCGCGAGGAGGACTGTGGCACGGCCCGTGGCCTGGCCATGCCGATCGCGCAGTTCGACGAGCTCACGGGCACGCGTCGTCTCCACGACGACGTCGAGTTCACCGCCTACGGTCGGTGCCTCGCCACGGACGTTGAGCACGAGGGCACCGTCCTGGCCGAGGGCGGCTCGGACCTGGGTGACATCGTCATCGACCGCCTGTACGCGGCCGGGGTCGACGAGGTCAAGATCCGCTCGGTCCTCACCTGCGACTCCAAGGTCGGCACCTGCGCCAAGTGCTACGGGCGTTCGCTGGCCACCGGTCAGCTCGTCGACATCGGCGAGGCCGTCGGCATCGTCGCGGCGCAGTCGATCGGTGAGCCCGGTACCCAGCTGACGATGCGCACCTTCCACACCGGTGGTGTGGCCGGTGACGACATCACGCAGGGTCTGCCGCGTGTCGTCGAGCTCTTCGAGGCCCGCACGCCCAAGGGCGTCGCGCCGATCGCGGAGGCCGACGGCCGGGTGACCATCGAGGAGACCGACAAGGGTCGTCGCATCCTGCTCGTCGCCGACCGCGACGGCGAGGAGCACGCCTACCCGGTGACCAAGCGCTCGCGCCTGCTCGTCGAGGACGGCCAGCGCGTGCCGGTCGGTACCCAGCTGGTCCAGGGCGCCATCGACCCGAAGCAGGTCCTGCGCATCCTCGGCCCGCGCCACGCGCAGAAGCACCTGGTCGACGAGGTCCAGAACGTCTACCGCCAGCAGGGCGTGTCGATCCACGACAAGCACATCGAGGTCATCGTCCGGCAGATGCTGCGCCGGATCACGATCCTCGAGTCGGGTGACACCGGTCTGCTCCCGGGGATGCTCGCCGAGCGTGGGCACTTCGAGACCCAGAACCGCCGCGTCGTCTCCGAGGGCGGTCGCCCGGCCTCGGGTCGTCCGGAGCTGATGGGTATCACCAAGGCCTCGCTGGCCACGGACTCCTGGCTCTCCGCCGCCTCCTTCCAGGAGACGACCCGCGTCCTCACCGAGGCCGCGATGGAGGGTCGCAGTGACCCGCTGCTGGGTCTGAAGGAGAACGTCATCCTCGGTAAGCTCATCCCGGCCGGCACGGGGCTGCCCCGCTACCGGAACGTGGACGTCGAGCCCACCGAGGAGGCCAAGGCCGCGATGTACTCGCTGCCGAACTACGACGAGTACGCCTACCCGGTCTTCGGTCCCGGCTCGGGCGAGGCGATCCGCCTCGACGACCTCGACCTGGACGTCTGA
- the rpsL gene encoding 30S ribosomal protein S12 — MPTINQLVRKGRHDKTTKNATPALKGSPQRRGVCTRVYTTTPKKPNSALRKVARVRLTSGIEVTAYIPGVGHNLQEHSIVLVRGGRVKDLPGVRYKIVRGSLDTQGVKGRQQARSRYGAKKEKK; from the coding sequence TTGCCCACGATCAACCAGCTGGTCCGCAAGGGCCGGCACGACAAGACGACGAAGAACGCGACGCCTGCGCTCAAGGGCTCGCCGCAGCGTCGTGGGGTGTGCACGCGTGTGTACACCACCACCCCCAAGAAGCCGAACTCTGCCCTGCGCAAGGTCGCCCGTGTGCGCCTGACCAGCGGCATCGAGGTCACGGCCTACATCCCGGGCGTCGGTCACAACCTGCAGGAGCACTCGATCGTGCTCGTGCGTGGTGGCCGTGTGAAGGACCTCCCCGGCGTCCGTTACAAGATCGTGCGCGGCTCGCTCGACACCCAGGGTGTCAAGGGTCGCCAGCAGGCTCGCAGCCGCTACGGCGCCAAGAAGGAGAAGAAGTAA
- a CDS encoding GNAT family N-acetyltransferase codes for MRDDLIIRREDPGDVVPTEALHDAAFGMAQGRRESLERELLRGLRADGSPIEELTFVAELEGEVVGHVVCSRATIGAADSVGLGPLAVLPAHQRQGIGAALLMSVVASAERLAEPALVLLGDPEYYGFFGFVPAARHGIGSPGPWSEESFQVLTLRAWRPEMAGPFRYAPAFERLG; via the coding sequence ATGCGCGACGACCTGATCATCCGCCGGGAGGACCCGGGCGACGTGGTACCCACCGAGGCGCTCCACGACGCGGCCTTCGGCATGGCGCAGGGGCGAAGGGAGTCGCTCGAGCGTGAGCTGCTGCGTGGTCTGCGTGCGGACGGCTCGCCCATCGAGGAGCTGACCTTCGTGGCCGAGCTGGAGGGGGAGGTCGTCGGGCACGTCGTGTGCAGCCGCGCCACCATCGGTGCGGCCGACTCGGTGGGCCTGGGGCCGCTCGCCGTACTGCCCGCTCACCAGCGGCAGGGGATCGGGGCCGCCCTGCTGATGTCCGTCGTCGCCAGCGCCGAGCGTCTCGCCGAGCCGGCGCTGGTGCTGCTGGGGGACCCGGAGTACTACGGCTTCTTCGGGTTCGTCCCGGCCGCACGACACGGGATCGGCTCTCCCGGGCCCTGGAGCGAGGAGTCCTTCCAGGTGCTGACGTTGCGCGCCTGGCGCCCCGAGATGGCAGGTCCCTTCCGGTACGCGCCCGCCTTCGAGCGGCTCGGCTGA
- the fusA gene encoding elongation factor G, giving the protein MAQDVLTDLTKVRNIGIMAHIDAGKTTTTERILFYTGVNHKLGETHDGASTTDWMEQEKERGITITSAAVTSFWDDTQINIIDTPGHVDFTVEVERSLRVLDGAVAVFDGKEGVEPQSETVWRQADKYDVPRIAFVNKMDKLGADFYFTVDTIKDRLGAEPLVMQLPIGAESDFIGVVDLITMKAFVWEGDAKGDVSLGAAYEIREIPEDLQARAEEYRNLLVERVAESDDELMEKYLGGEELTNEELKAGIRELTVTSQLYPIFCGSAFKNRGVQPILDAVRDYLPSPLDVPPMEGHAPNDEETAVLRKPSTDEPFSALAFKIAAHPFFGTLTFIRVYSGKIVPGTQIINSTKGKKERIGKLFQMHANKENPVEEAMAGHIYAVIGLKEVTTGDTLSDAANPVILESMSFPAPVIQVAIEPKTKGDQEKLGSAIQRLVAEDPTFQVSLDEETGQTIIAGMGELHLDVFVDRMKREFKVEANIGKPQVAYRETIRKVVEKFDYTHKKQTGGSGQFAKVQLTFEPLDTTEDGELYEFKNSVTGGRIPREFIPSVDAGIQDAMQYGILAGYPVVGVKATLLDGQFHDVDSSEMAFKIAGSMAFKEAARKADPVLMEPMMRVEVRTPEDYMGDVIGDINSRRGQVQSMEDVSGAKVVTGLVPLSEMFGYVGDLRSKTQGRANYSMEFDSYAEVPKSVAEEIIKKVRGE; this is encoded by the coding sequence GTGGCACAGGACGTCCTGACGGACCTGACCAAGGTCCGAAACATCGGCATCATGGCGCACATCGACGCCGGCAAGACGACGACGACTGAGCGCATCCTCTTCTACACCGGGGTCAACCACAAGCTCGGTGAGACCCACGACGGTGCCTCCACCACCGACTGGATGGAGCAGGAGAAGGAGCGCGGCATCACGATCACTTCCGCCGCGGTCACCTCCTTCTGGGACGACACCCAGATCAACATCATCGACACCCCCGGCCACGTCGACTTCACCGTCGAGGTGGAGCGCTCCCTGCGCGTCCTCGACGGCGCCGTCGCGGTCTTCGACGGCAAGGAGGGCGTCGAGCCCCAGTCCGAGACGGTCTGGCGTCAGGCGGACAAGTACGACGTCCCCCGCATCGCCTTCGTCAACAAGATGGACAAGCTCGGTGCCGACTTCTACTTCACCGTCGACACCATCAAGGACCGCCTCGGTGCGGAGCCGCTGGTCATGCAGCTGCCGATCGGCGCGGAGAGCGACTTCATCGGTGTCGTCGACCTGATCACCATGAAGGCCTTCGTGTGGGAGGGCGACGCCAAGGGCGATGTCAGCCTCGGCGCTGCCTACGAGATCCGCGAGATCCCCGAGGACCTGCAGGCCAGGGCCGAGGAGTACCGCAACCTCCTGGTCGAGCGGGTCGCCGAGTCCGACGACGAGCTCATGGAGAAGTACCTCGGTGGCGAGGAGCTGACCAACGAGGAGCTCAAGGCCGGCATCCGTGAGCTGACGGTCACCTCGCAGCTCTACCCGATCTTCTGTGGCTCCGCCTTCAAGAACCGCGGTGTCCAGCCGATCCTCGACGCCGTGCGCGACTACCTGCCGAGCCCGCTGGACGTCCCGCCGATGGAGGGCCACGCCCCCAACGACGAGGAGACCGCGGTCCTGCGCAAGCCGAGCACCGACGAGCCGTTCTCGGCGCTGGCCTTCAAGATCGCGGCGCACCCGTTCTTCGGCACGCTGACCTTCATCCGCGTCTACTCGGGCAAGATCGTCCCGGGTACGCAGATCATCAACTCCACCAAGGGCAAGAAGGAGCGCATCGGGAAGCTCTTCCAGATGCACGCCAACAAGGAGAACCCGGTCGAGGAGGCGATGGCGGGCCACATCTACGCCGTCATCGGTCTGAAGGAGGTCACCACCGGTGACACCCTCAGCGACGCCGCCAACCCGGTCATCCTCGAGTCGATGTCCTTCCCCGCGCCGGTCATCCAGGTGGCGATCGAGCCCAAGACCAAGGGTGACCAGGAGAAGCTGGGCAGCGCGATCCAGCGTCTCGTCGCCGAGGACCCGACCTTCCAGGTCTCCCTCGACGAGGAGACCGGACAGACGATCATCGCCGGCATGGGCGAGCTCCACCTCGACGTCTTCGTCGACCGGATGAAGCGCGAGTTCAAGGTCGAGGCGAACATCGGCAAGCCGCAGGTCGCCTACCGCGAGACCATCCGCAAGGTGGTCGAGAAGTTCGACTACACGCACAAGAAGCAGACCGGTGGGTCGGGCCAGTTCGCGAAGGTCCAGCTGACCTTCGAGCCGCTGGACACCACGGAGGACGGCGAGCTCTACGAGTTCAAGAACTCCGTCACCGGTGGTCGCATCCCGCGTGAGTTCATCCCGAGCGTCGACGCCGGTATCCAGGACGCCATGCAGTACGGCATCCTCGCCGGCTACCCGGTCGTGGGCGTCAAGGCGACGCTGCTCGACGGGCAGTTCCACGACGTCGACTCCTCGGAGATGGCGTTCAAGATCGCGGGTTCGATGGCCTTCAAGGAGGCCGCCCGCAAGGCTGATCCGGTCCTGATGGAGCCGATGATGCGCGTCGAGGTGCGTACGCCCGAGGACTACATGGGTGACGTCATCGGCGACATCAACTCGCGTCGCGGTCAGGTCCAGTCCATGGAGGACGTCAGTGGTGCGAAGGTCGTCACCGGCCTCGTCCCCCTGTCCGAGATGTTCGGTTACGTCGGTGACCTGAGGTCGAAGACCCAAGGCCGGGCGAACTACTCCATGGAGTTCGACTCGTACGCCGAGGTTCCCAAGAGCGTCGCCGAGGAGATCATCAAGAAGGTTCGTGGTGAGTGA
- a CDS encoding HU family DNA-binding protein, with translation MNKSELASAVAEKAGVSASSASEVITALQAVLSESVAKGEKVTVPGFFSLERVERAERKGRNPQTGAEMTIPGGYAAKLSAGSALKTAAKG, from the coding sequence ATGAACAAGTCTGAGCTCGCCAGCGCCGTCGCCGAGAAGGCTGGCGTGTCCGCGTCCTCGGCCTCCGAGGTCATCACCGCCCTCCAGGCGGTTCTGTCCGAGTCCGTCGCGAAGGGCGAGAAGGTCACGGTTCCCGGCTTCTTCAGCCTCGAGCGCGTCGAGCGCGCCGAGCGCAAGGGCCGCAACCCGCAGACCGGCGCCGAGATGACGATCCCGGGTGGCTACGCCGCCAAGCTCTCCGCCGGCAGCGCCCTGAAGACCGCTGCCAAGGGCTGA